In Aedes albopictus strain Foshan chromosome 3, AalbF5, whole genome shotgun sequence, the following are encoded in one genomic region:
- the LOC134289403 gene encoding uncharacterized protein LOC134289403, with translation MSGRKSGKDGKSGSKGARSKEKQSEVVYVSGGGNIVVVVTDEEKDLAGVQKDDQVAEQSCTFCQEEDNDNMVQCDKCDRWIHFACVGVTEEIADRSWSCPKCVAATGVQQPSSSTTNRPPAGSSTCAEQQKSVTSKQFISKRTPGPGTSGHERGNTVSEPARKLVPSNRVAHRGKSTASQASSSSRRSILHLQLQRLEEEREYEKVQAEKHRAYLDRKYELLEQMHSRTGSECSESEDRVRQWVQDTNNIRVEDALDPQSAEVFDPQRHSTQNYSGRAQVGSSPLVDRSCRNQNRIEEVHERCDRRREPPVQPSSIGRSFVEPYGQRSQQQRRTFREADFQSGNHEEDFEPCSFSRQQLAARQGISKDLPKFSGEFEEWPVFMSMFNSTTNMCGFTNEENLIRLQKSLEGKAYETARSLLMHPSNVPAIMRTLKMRFGQPEAVVHSLIQKVKALPAIREERLETLVEFAVNVQNFCATVDAYELEDYMYNVSLLHQLVNKLPATLKLDWARHRQNLQRVNLATFGNWVYSLAEAASTVVIPVDSKESKPTRNEGRGNKKPNAYVNAHSETVSESSHHLKTVDSDGDQGEHSRALDSKPPAPGSVGCVVCKGGCQNASKCKQFLELSRECRWAIVREFKLCRNCLRRHKGGCDAKPCGRNGCTYKHHELLHRDQNIQQLSGQTTQESSTSRAQVSMQPESAAQIPTHDCNTHQARSNAVLFRYLPVILSGPQGSIHTYAFLDEGSHLSLIDQELADQLKLKGATMPLCLRWTGGTQRCENDSQSVTLEISGTSKAAKKFQLAGVRTVEHLLLPYQTLNVEEMGHQYPHLNGLPIDSYYDVRPRILIGMKHVQFSLVLKSREGNIGEPVAVKTRLGWTVCGGENEESDDVGNLVHYTFHVCSCEQTKDDELHQTVKKHFALESLGITKPDKLLISTEDQRAQDLLKQLTFYDGERYTTGLLWRHNNVRLPDNYSMALRRHQCLERRLAKDPGLAEILHGMITDYVAKGYARMLSEDELNRQFSKVWYLPVFPVINPNKPGKVRLVWDCAACSFGVSLNSALLKGPDQLCSLLYILLQFRENRVGLTGDIREMFHQVRIQDADQQCQRFLWWNEKGEIVIYVMQVMMFGACCSPSCAQYVKNINAERHAEDYPKASEVIQKKHYVDDMLVSLNSEEDAVRTAKEVKYVHQQGGFEIRNWISNSPAVLEALNENGFNEKDMDLSPEISTEKVLGMWWCTVSDTFTYKIGWKRYDRALMEGHRRPTKREVLRVLMSIFDPLGLIAHFLMFLKVLLQKVWRSGVQWDEEITDDAFTKWQHWLKLLPQVEQVRVPRCYRSLILNPEDEAELHIFADASEGGMSAVAFLRFVKNQTIECRIVAAKTRVAPLKFVSIPRLELQAAVVGARLAHTIADALSLKISRKYYWTDSRDVLCWLNADHRRYTQFVAFRVSEILETTEANEWRWVPSKMNVADDGTKWGSRPDLTPDSRWFVGPEFLRQQEMDWPQQPTENRSTEEELRPSFLACHVPCEPLVNPRNFSNWKRMLNATAFVIRFPSNCRCKLLKKPTISGPATKDELVSAEAHLLRSAQRDGYPEEIAILEKSQPSPGNSRTIPKQSSLYQLTPWLDSRGLMRMRTRIAACQYATEDLKKPIILQRDHPTTSLIIAHYHQKFHHQNHEAVLNELRQKFYIPRIRAAYAKELISLDRTK, from the exons ATGTCTGGTCGTAAAAGTGGGAAAGATGGCAAAAGCGGTTCGAAGGGCGCACGGTCGAAAGAAAAGCAGTCAGAAGTGGTCTATGTCAGTGGTGGTGGTAATATAGTGGTGGTGGTCACGGACGAAGAAAAGGATCTGGCAGGAGTTCAAAAGGATGACCAAGTCGCAGAACAGAGCTGTACGTTCTGCCAGGAGGAAGACAACGACAATATGGTGCAGTGCGACAAGTGCGATAGATGGATCCATTTTGCGTGTGTCGGCGTCACAGAAGAAATCGCAGATAGGAGCTGGAGTTGTCCCAAATGCGTTGCTGCAACCGGGGTCCAGCAGCCTTCTTCTTCTACTACAAATCGCCCTCCAGCTGGATCGTCAACTTGCGCTGAACAACAGAAGTCAGTCACTTCCAAGCAGTTTATCTCCAAACGTACACCTGGACCTGGAACCAGCGGACATGAACGTGGCAATACGGTATCGGAGCCGGCGAGAAAACTGGTTCCTAGCAACCGGGTCGCTCATCGCGGTAAATCCACCGCTTCGCAGGCATCTTCGTCATCACGCAGATCCATCCTACACTTACAGCTACAGCGGCTCGAGGAAGAGCGGGAATATGAAAAGGTACAAGCAGAGAAGCACCGTGCCTATCTGGACAGGAAGTACGAATTATTGGAGCAGATGCACAGTCGAACCGGATCTGAGTGCAGTGAATCCGAAGATCGTGTTAGACAGTGGGTTCAAGATACCAACAATATCCGCGTAGAAGATGCATTGGATCCTCAGAGCGCGGAAGTCTTTGATCCGCAGAGGCATTCGACACAGAACTACTCTGGTAGGGCTCAAGTTGGTTCTTCTCCATTGGTGGACCGGTCCTGTAGAAACCAGAACCGAATTGAAGAAGTACATGAGCGATGCGATCGTCGCCGGGAACCTCCCGTCCAACCTTCGTCGATTGGCAGGAGTTTTGTGGAACCATATGGACAACGAAGTCAGCAGCAAAGAAGGACTTTTCGAGAAGCAGATTTTCAATCTGGGAACCATGAAGAAGATTTCGAGCCCTGTTCGTTTTCCCGTCAGCAATTGGCAGCTCGTCAAGGGATTTCTAAAGATTTACCCAAGTTTTCCGGAGAGTTCGAGGAATGGCCAGTGTTCATGTCAATGTTCAACAGCACTACGAACATGTGCGGCTTTACGAATGAGGAGAACCTTATCCGGCTCCAGAAGTCTTTGGAAGGGAAGGCGTATGAAACGGCGCGGAGCCTACTAATGCATCCGTCGAACGTTCCGGCGATTATGCGTACTCTAAAAATGAGATTCGGTCAACCTGAAGCTGTTGTTCACTCCCTGATTCAGAAGGTGAAGGCCCTTCCAGCGATTCGGGAGGAACGTCTGGAGACGTTAGTGGAGTTCGCAGTTAACGTTCAAAATTTTTGCGCCACGGTAGACGCGTACGAACTGGAGGACTATATGTATAATGTGTCTCTGCTACATCAGCTGGTAAATAAGCTCCCGGCCACGTTGAAACTAGATTGGGCCAGGCATCGACAAAACCTCCAGCGGGTCAACTTGGCGACCTTTGGGAATTGGGTATATTCGTTGGCCGAAGCAGCTAGCACCGTCGTTATTCCGGTCGATTCAAAGGAGTCGAAGCCAACGCGAAACGAAGGACGAGGAAACAAGAAGCCGAACGCATATGTAAACGCACACTCTGAGACTGTATCAGAATCCAGTCATCATCTAAAAACCGTAGACTCCGATGGAGACCAGGGAGAACACAGTCGGGCACTAGACTCAAAACCACCGGCTCCCGGTTCAGTGGGGTGTGTGGTGTGCAAAGGAGGATGCCAAAACGCCTCCAAGTGCAAGCAGTTTCTGGAGCTGTCCCGCGAATGCAGGTGGGCAATTGTAAGAGAATTTAAACTCTGCCGAAATTGTCTACGTCGGCATAAAGGAGGATGCGACGCAAAACCGTGCGGGCGAAATGGATGCACATACAAACACCACGAGCTGCTCCATAGGGATCAGAACATCCAACAACTCTCTGGCCAAACCACACAAGAGTCATCTACGTCTCGAGCACAGGTATCCATGCAACCAGAATCTGCGGCACAGATACCAACGCACGACTGCAATACGCATCAAGCGAGGTCAAATGCAGTCCTATTCCGCTACCTACCCGTGATACTCAGCGGACCTCAAGGCTCCATCCACACATACGCGTTCTTGGATGAGGGATCGCATCTAAGTTTGATAGATCAAGAACTGGCGGACCAGCTCAAATTAAAAGGTGCAACGATGCCGCTGTGCCTTCGCTGGACAGGAGGAACACAGCGATGCGAAAATGATTCGCAATCGGTTACCTTGGAGATTTCAGGAACGAGCAAGGCAGCAAAGAAATTTCAACTAGCCGGAGTGAGAACAGTCGAACACCTGTTGCTTCCATATCAGACACTAAACGTGGAAGAAATGGGTCATCAATACCCACATCTTAACGGACTTCCCATTGATTCCTATTACGACGTCCGACCAAGAATCCTGATCGGAATGAAGCACGTGCAATTCAGCCTTGTTTTGAAGAGCCGAGAAGGAAACATTGGGGAACCAGTAGCTGTTAAGACACGGTTAGGCTGGACAGTATGCGGTGGAGAAAACGAGGAAAGCGACGACGTAGGGAACCTAGTCCACTATACTTTTCACGTGTGTTCGTGTGAGCAGACAAAAGATGACGAACTGCATCAGACGGTGAAGAAGCACTTTGCCCTAGAAAGCCTCGGTATCACAAAACCGGACAAACTTCTCATCTCCACCGAAGATCAACGGGCTCAAGATTTGTTGAAGCAACTGACTTTCTACGATGGGGAACGATACACGACTGGACTGCTGTGGCGTCACAACAACGTCCGTCTACCAGACAACTACAGTATGGCTTTGCGAAGACACCAGTGTTTGGAAAGGCGCCTTGCCAAGGATCCAGGACTAGCAGAGATACTGCATGGAATGATTACGGACTACGTCGCCAAAGGATATGCCCGAATGCTTTCGGAAGACGAACTAAATCGACAGTTTTCTAAAGTGTGGTACCTTCCAGTTTTCCCGGTCATAAACCCGAACAAGCCAGGCAAGGTGAGGCTGGTTTGGGACTGTGCTGCTTGCTCCTTTGGCGTCTCGTTGAATTCAGCGCTACTAAAGGGTCCCGATCAACTTTGTTCGCTGTTGTATATACTGCTGCAATTTCGAGAGAACAGAGTGGGCCTTACAGGTGATATACGTGAAATGTTCCACCAAGTGCGAATTCAGGACGCAGATCAGCAATGCCAACGCTTTCTGTGGTGGAACGAAAAGGGGGAAATCGTGATCTATGTGATGCAAGTCATGATGTTCGGAGCCTGCTGCTCGCCTAGCTGTGCGCAATATGTTAAAAATATCAATGCGGAGCGCCATGCTGAAGACTATCCGAAGGCTTCCGAAGTGATCCAGAAGAAACACTACGTGGATGATATGCTCGTCAGCCTAAACTCCGAAGAAGATGCTGTAAGAACAGCTAAAGAAGTGAAATACGTCCATCAGCAAGGAGGGTTTGAGATCCGCAATTGGATCAGTAACTCACCAGCAGTTCTGGAGGCTCTCAATGAAAATGGATTCAACGAGAAGGACATGGATTTATCCCCAGAAATCAGCACCGAGAAAGTCTTGGGCATGTGGTGGTGTACTGTTTCAGATACCTTCACCTACAAGATTGGATGGAAACGATACGACCGCGCTCTTATGGAGGGTCACAGGCGTCCTACAAAGCGGGAAGTTCTACGAGTGCTCATGTCAATCTTTGACCCTCTTGGCCTCATCGCTCACTTTCTCATGTTCTTGAAAGTGTTGCTGCAGAAAGTGTGGCGCTCTGGCGTGCAATGGGATGAGGAGATAACCGATGACGCATTTACAAAGTGGCAGCACTGGTTAAAGTTATTGCCGCAAGTAGAACAAGTTCGAGTTCCCAGATGTTATAGATCACTGATTCTGAACCCTGAAGATGAAGCAGAGCTCCACATTTTCGCTGATGCCAGTGAAGGCGGAATGTCCGCCGTCGCCTTTCTGCGCTTTGTCAAGAACCAGACCATCGAGTGTAGAATCGTTGCAGCAAAGACTAGGGTCGCACCTTTGAAGTTCGTGTCCATTCCCCGACTGGAGCTACAGGCTGCTGTAGTTGGCGCTAGGCTAGCTCACACGATAGCGGACGCCCTGTCTTTGAAAATATCTAGGAAGTATTATTGGACCGATTCTCGTGACGTACTTTGTTGGCTAAATGCGGATCATCGCCGATACACGCAATTTGTTGCATTCCGTGTCAGCGAAATTCTGGAGACAACCGAGGCAAATGAGTGGCGCTGGGTACCATCTAAAATGAATGTTGCAGACGACGGTACCAAGTGGGGCTCCCGGCCCGATCTTACACCCGATAGCAGATGGTTCGTAGGCCCAGAATTCTTAAGGCAACAAGAGATGGACTGGCCCCAGCAACCTACTGAAAACCGCTCTACAGAGGAGGAACTTCGTCCCAGTTTCCTTGCCTGTCACGTTCCCTGCGAACCGCTTGTGAATCCAAGAAACTTTTCTAACTGGAAGCGTATGCTAAATGCCACTGCCTTTGTCATCCGATTCCCAAGTAACTGTCGCTGCAAACTCCTCAAAAAGCCAACTATCAGTGGGCCCGCCACGAAGGATGAACTAGTTTCTGCTGAAGCTCACCTTCTGCGCTCAGCTCAACGCGATGGGTATCCAGAAGAGATTGCcatcttggagaaatcacagccATCTCCCGGTAACTCTAGAACAATACCGAAGCAAAGCAGCTTGTATCAGTTAACGCCATGGTTAGATAGCAGAGGATTGATGCGAATGCGGACAAGAATTGCAGCTTGTCAATACGCCACGGAAGATCTAAAGAAACCAATCATCCTACAACGTGACCACCCCACCACAAGCTTAATAATTGCGCACTACCACCAAAAATTCCATCATCAAAATCATGAAGCAGTGCTCAACGAACTCCGACAGAAATTCTACATTCCACGCATCCGTGCTGCCTATGCCAAA GAATTGATTTCTTTGGACCGTACGAAGTAA
- the LOC134289700 gene encoding uncharacterized protein LOC134289700: MAIRNFMARRGTPSVIYSDRGTNFIGASRQMKEAAAAVNVDDIMREFTSVDTTWSFNPPLAPHMGGSWERLIGSVKRNLQKINPPRNPTDEVLRNVLIEVENTINSRPLTHVPVDDDSAPALTPNHFLLGSSNGIKPYTTFDDNNSALRQNILASQVLANTFWKRWLNDYLPEITKRSKWFCKTAPVAVGDVVVIADPRLPRNCWPKGKVIETHPGKDGEVRSATVRTSTGVYVRAVTKLAVLDVRREGSKPA, encoded by the coding sequence ATGGCTATCAGAAATTTCATGGCGCGCCGCGGTACGCCCAGTGTTATATATAGCGACAGGGGAACCAACTTCATTGGGGCATCCCGACAGATGAAAGAGGCCGCTGCAGCAGTTAACGTGGACGATATAATGAGGGAGTTCACTTCTGTCGATACAACATGGTCGTTCAACCCACCTCTTGCGCCACACATGGGAGGTAGTTGGGAGCGACTAATAGGAAGTGTAAAGCGAAACCTTCAAAAGATCAACCCTCCCAGAAACCCAACCGATGAAGTCCTGCGCAACGTTCTGATCGAAGTTGAAAATACCATAAACTCTAGACCGCTAACCCATGTCCCAGTCGATGATGACAGCGCCCCAGCCTTGACACCGAACCATTTTCTTCTTGGTTCCTCAAACGGAATCAAGCCCTATACTACTTTCGACGACAACAATAGTGCTCTCCGCCAAAACATCCTAGCCTCCCAGGTGCTAGCCAACACGTTCTGGAAGCGTTGGCTGAATGACTATCTGCCAGAAATCACCAAACGGTCGAAATGGTTTTGTAAAACCGCTCCAGTAGCCGTTGGAGACGTGGTAGTTATCGCCGACCCTCGGCTACCTCGCAATTGCTGGCCTAAGGGAAAGGTCATCGAAACTCATCCGGGCAAAGATGGAGAAGTTCGCTCGGCTACGGTACGTACATCTACCGGAGTCTATGTTCGAGCGGTCACCAAACTGGCAGTTCTGGACGTAAGGCGCGAAGGAAGTAAGCCAGCCTGA